The proteins below come from a single Tachysurus fulvidraco isolate hzauxx_2018 chromosome 26, HZAU_PFXX_2.0, whole genome shotgun sequence genomic window:
- the LOC113653794 gene encoding butyrophilin-like protein 2 isoform X2, whose protein sequence is MHKIFTQFYLLSQDIWRPKVEQRDREWTEDERKKMEESVLYIDEFRLIGPSNTEMYNRSAVTLSCRLSPKISAVDLEIRWFKETDCVCVYKNSKVTEGRGYEGRVSLFTQELERGNVSLQLRDCKRSDDGDYLCQVTDGDRTEEITVCMLDIWRPKVEQVSKLL, encoded by the exons atgcataaaatcttcacacagttttatttactttcacaggaTATTTGGAGAC CTAAAGTTGAACAG agagacagagaatggacagaagatgagagaaagaaaatggaagAATCTGTTCTATATATTG ATGAGTTTAGACTCATTGGTCCCAGTAATACAGAGATGTATAATCGCTCTGCTGTCACTCTCTCATGTCGTCTGTCTCCTAAAATCAGTGCTGTTGACTTGGAGATCCGGTGGTTTAAGGAGacagactgtgtttgtgtttataagaACAGTAAGGTGACAGAGGGGAGAGGTTATGAGGGCAGAGTGAGTCTGTTCACTCAGGAGCTGGAGAGAGGAAACGTCTCCTTACAGCTGAGAGACTGTAAACGGTCAGATGATGGAGATTACCTCTGTCAGGTCACTGATGGAGACAGAACAGAAGagattacagtatgtatgt tg gaTATTTGGAGAC CTAAAGTTGAACAGGTGAgtaaactgttataa
- the LOC113653794 gene encoding butyrophilin-like protein 2 isoform X1 yields the protein MHKIFTQFYLLSQDIWRPKVEQRDREWTEDERKKMEESVLYIDEFRLIGPSNTEMYNRSAVTLSCRLSPKISAVDLEIRWFKETDCVCVYKNSKVTEGRGYEGRVSLFTQELERGNVSLQLRDCKRSDDGDYLCQVTDGDRTEEITVCMLDIWRREYKPLFCASDVLMLHE from the exons atgcataaaatcttcacacagttttatttactttcacaggaTATTTGGAGAC CTAAAGTTGAACAG agagacagagaatggacagaagatgagagaaagaaaatggaagAATCTGTTCTATATATTG ATGAGTTTAGACTCATTGGTCCCAGTAATACAGAGATGTATAATCGCTCTGCTGTCACTCTCTCATGTCGTCTGTCTCCTAAAATCAGTGCTGTTGACTTGGAGATCCGGTGGTTTAAGGAGacagactgtgtttgtgtttataagaACAGTAAGGTGACAGAGGGGAGAGGTTATGAGGGCAGAGTGAGTCTGTTCACTCAGGAGCTGGAGAGAGGAAACGTCTCCTTACAGCTGAGAGACTGTAAACGGTCAGATGATGGAGATTACCTCTGTCAGGTCACTGATGGAGACAGAACAGAAGagattacagtatgtatgt tg gaTATTTGGAGACGTGAGTATAAACCCCTTTTCTGTGCTAGTGATGTCttgatgctgcatgaataa